A window of Tautonia plasticadhaerens contains these coding sequences:
- a CDS encoding IS630 family transposase (programmed frameshift): MDKYRVTLTEEERAELQHLVSTGKAAARKLAHARILLLADTRAGQEHSDERIADALGVSLRTIARVRQRFVIDGVQAAISRGPQPPRPDKIKIKGDIEQRLVRLACSDPPQGRCHWTPQLLADELVVLGLAESISTETVRQALKRTTSSPESSKTRCIPPEADAEYVWRMEDVIQVHLRPYDPRFPVACFDEACKQLFGEVRPPRRCRSGRPAQVDYEYEREGVCHQLMMCEPLRGWRHVKVTGRRTRRDYAGCIRDLVEVHYPRAEKVLLVQDNLNTHDGASPYEAFSPEVARRLLDRIEFHYTPKHGSWLNMAETEISVMNQQCLDRRLEGPAKLAAEVAAWEHRRNVRRARIHWTFTLAAARRKLRKLYPSIED; the protein is encoded by the exons ATGGACAAGTACCGGGTCACCCTGACCGAGGAGGAGCGGGCTGAGTTGCAGCACCTGGTCTCCACCGGCAAGGCTGCCGCCCGCAAGCTGGCCCATGCCCGTATCCTCCTCCTGGCCGATACCAGAGCCGGCCAAGAGCACTCGGATGAGCGGATCGCCGACGCACTTGGGGTCAGCCTACGAACCATCGCCCGGGTCCGTCAGCGGTTCGTCATCGACGGCGTTCAGGCGGCCATCAGTCGGGGTCCCCAGCCGCCACGACCGGACAAGATCAAGATCAAGGGGGACATCGAGCAGCGGTTGGTCCGACTGGCGTGCAGCGATCCGCCGCAGGGCCGATGCCACTGGACGCCGCAACTGCTGGCCGACGAACTGGTCGTCCTGGGCCTGGCCGAGTCGATCAGCACCGAGACCGTCCGCCAGGCTCTCAAAAGAACGACATCAAGCCCTGAATCGTCGA AGACCCGGTGCATCCCGCCCGAGGCCGACGCCGAGTACGTCTGGCGGATGGAGGACGTGATCCAGGTCCACCTGCGGCCCTACGACCCGAGGTTCCCGGTCGCCTGCTTCGACGAGGCGTGCAAGCAACTCTTCGGCGAGGTGCGGCCACCCAGGCGGTGCCGCTCGGGCCGACCGGCTCAGGTGGACTACGAGTACGAGCGGGAGGGCGTCTGCCACCAGTTGATGATGTGCGAGCCGCTGCGGGGCTGGCGTCATGTCAAGGTGACCGGACGCCGGACCCGGCGGGACTACGCCGGCTGCATCCGGGACCTGGTGGAGGTGCACTACCCCCGAGCGGAGAAGGTCCTGCTGGTGCAGGACAACTTGAATACGCACGACGGGGCGAGCCCCTACGAGGCGTTCTCGCCGGAGGTGGCACGTCGGCTCCTGGACCGGATCGAGTTCCACTACACACCCAAGCACGGCAGTTGGCTGAACATGGCCGAGACGGAGATCAGCGTCATGAACCAGCAATGCCTGGATCGCCGGCTGGAGGGTCCGGCCAAGCTGGCGGCGGAGGTGGCGGCCTGGGAACACCGGCGGAATGTGAGGAGAGCCCGAATCCACTGGACCTTCACACTGGCCGCCGCTCGCCGGAAGCTGCGGAAGCTTTACCCGTCAATTGAAGATTGA
- a CDS encoding SGNH/GDSL hydrolase family protein, producing MADLSGTGPRLCGLLITLGLIGSGPSATADDPAPRAARVVALGDSITRGVRPGVRPEDTFAALAERALEADGIAAEVVNLGIGGERTDQALERLDAVVELRPRVVTVMYGTNDSYVDPGSNSSRISREDYAANLRAIVAALRRRGITPILMTEPRWADNAPVNGLGESPNARLTPFMDACREVAAECGVPLVDHFSRWTAARADGQDLAEWTTDGCHPNPLGHRELAETLHPAIRNALVGRQSSFDR from the coding sequence ATGGCGGATCTCTCGGGCACTGGACCCCGGCTCTGTGGCCTGCTCATCACCCTCGGGTTGATCGGCTCCGGACCCTCCGCGACGGCCGATGATCCCGCCCCTCGGGCCGCTCGCGTGGTGGCCCTCGGCGACTCGATCACCAGGGGCGTCCGCCCCGGCGTCCGCCCGGAGGACACGTTCGCCGCCCTGGCTGAGCGCGCCCTTGAGGCCGACGGCATCGCCGCCGAGGTCGTCAACCTCGGCATCGGCGGCGAGCGCACCGACCAGGCCCTCGAGCGGCTCGACGCCGTCGTCGAGCTCCGCCCTCGGGTCGTCACCGTCATGTACGGCACGAACGACAGCTACGTCGATCCCGGCTCGAACTCGAGCCGGATCTCGCGGGAGGACTACGCGGCAAACCTCCGCGCGATCGTCGCCGCCCTTCGCAGACGCGGCATCACGCCGATCCTGATGACCGAGCCCCGCTGGGCCGACAATGCTCCGGTCAACGGCCTCGGCGAATCCCCCAACGCCCGTCTCACTCCCTTCATGGACGCCTGCCGCGAGGTCGCGGCCGAATGTGGCGTCCCGCTGGTGGACCATTTCTCCCGCTGGACCGCGGCCCGTGCCGACGGCCAGGACCTGGCCGAATGGACGACCGACGGCTGCCACCCCAACCCCCTCGGCCATCGCGAGCTCGCCGAGACCCTGCATCCCGCAATCCGAAACGCGCTAGTGGGCCGTCAATCTTCATTTGACCGGTAG
- a CDS encoding LamG domain-containing protein: MRWTLLLAAALATLPARSEDRGLVGHWTFSGGVNDTSGHGHHGRAVAVDLSVSGPDGAARGAAGFDGKSSYVEVPPSPGLDLGRGDFTLAAWVYTEESLDDVLGDLVSQYDPVARRGLNWCIKSGAGATNSQSNERNVHFGIDAGTEPAWTDCGRPGNAVFVMAMAVHDGHLFVGTCEAGPDGVGHVYRFDGGSRWVDCGSPDRCNAVTSLATFDGRLYAGTGRYRLAGSSLPESPNENLGGKVARYDGDGSWTDCGRLPDVEALGGLAVFRGELYASSLYRPAGFFRHLGGDAWQRCPLPADGRRVVPMGVFNGHLYAGSYDSCSVCRFDGEAWQAFPDLEDSGQTYSFEISQGALHVGTWPNGRVFRLDDGDRWVTAGRLGEEKEVMGMALHNGKLYAGTLPLAEVYRLDEGSRWTPTGRLDRTPDVRYRRAWSMAVFDGRLFCGTLPSGRVHALEAGQSVTLDRPLSPGWRHLAAVREGGRLSLHVDGDEVASSSSAPASPPLDLTNQAPLRIGFGAYDHFRGRLSDLRLYSRAISPEEIAELAMRDRTASNP; the protein is encoded by the coding sequence ATGCGGTGGACCCTCTTGCTGGCCGCGGCCCTCGCCACCCTGCCCGCTCGCTCGGAGGACCGCGGCCTGGTCGGCCACTGGACATTCTCCGGCGGCGTGAACGACACCTCGGGCCATGGTCACCACGGCCGGGCCGTCGCCGTCGACCTCTCCGTATCCGGCCCCGACGGTGCCGCCCGCGGTGCGGCGGGATTCGACGGGAAATCGTCGTATGTCGAGGTCCCCCCGAGCCCCGGGCTCGATCTCGGCCGGGGCGACTTCACGCTCGCCGCCTGGGTCTACACCGAGGAGTCGCTCGACGACGTCCTCGGCGACCTGGTGAGCCAGTACGACCCCGTCGCCCGCCGCGGCCTGAATTGGTGCATCAAAAGCGGTGCGGGGGCGACGAACAGCCAGTCCAACGAGCGCAACGTCCATTTCGGGATCGACGCCGGCACCGAGCCGGCCTGGACCGACTGCGGCCGGCCGGGCAACGCCGTCTTCGTGATGGCGATGGCGGTCCACGACGGCCACCTGTTCGTCGGTACCTGCGAGGCCGGGCCGGACGGGGTCGGGCACGTCTATCGGTTCGACGGCGGCTCGCGCTGGGTCGACTGCGGCAGCCCCGACCGCTGCAACGCCGTCACGTCGCTGGCGACCTTCGACGGCCGGCTCTACGCCGGCACGGGCCGATACCGGCTGGCCGGCTCGTCCCTGCCCGAGTCGCCGAACGAGAACCTCGGCGGCAAGGTCGCCCGATACGACGGCGACGGCTCCTGGACCGACTGCGGCCGCTTGCCCGACGTCGAGGCCTTGGGCGGCCTTGCCGTCTTCCGAGGCGAGCTCTACGCCTCGTCGCTCTACCGCCCCGCCGGCTTCTTCCGCCACCTCGGGGGCGACGCCTGGCAGCGATGCCCCCTGCCCGCCGACGGCCGCCGCGTCGTCCCGATGGGCGTCTTCAACGGGCATCTCTATGCGGGTTCGTATGACTCCTGCTCCGTCTGCCGGTTCGACGGCGAGGCCTGGCAGGCCTTCCCCGACCTGGAGGACTCCGGCCAGACCTATTCGTTCGAGATTTCCCAGGGCGCGTTGCACGTCGGCACCTGGCCGAACGGCCGGGTCTTCCGACTCGATGACGGCGATCGCTGGGTCACGGCCGGCCGGCTCGGCGAGGAGAAGGAAGTCATGGGGATGGCACTCCACAACGGCAAGCTCTACGCCGGCACGCTCCCCCTGGCGGAGGTCTACCGTCTCGACGAAGGCAGCCGCTGGACCCCGACCGGCCGGCTCGATCGGACCCCCGACGTGCGTTACCGCCGCGCGTGGTCGATGGCCGTCTTCGACGGCCGCCTCTTTTGCGGCACGCTCCCCTCCGGACGTGTCCATGCCCTGGAGGCCGGGCAGAGCGTGACCCTCGACCGCCCGCTCTCGCCGGGATGGCGTCACCTGGCGGCCGTCCGCGAGGGAGGGCGGCTCTCGCTCCACGTCGACGGGGATGAGGTTGCGTCGTCCTCCTCCGCCCCGGCGTCGCCGCCCCTTGACCTGACCAACCAGGCCCCGCTCCGGATCGGTTTCGGGGCGTACGACCATTTCCGCGGCCGCCTCAGCGACCTCCGCCTGTACTCCCGAGCGATCTCACCGGAGGAGATCGCCGAGCTCGCGATGCGCGACCGCACGGCGTCGAATCCGTGA
- a CDS encoding IS5 family transposase translates to MASAHMPDEFFDLVAHHLPPEPAIGPYGGRPPIGHRVALRVIWFVLATGNRWEDVPQELGCSGRTAHRRLRAWEEAGIWDRLHADLLRLLRKAGKLETDTVVVDGVTVRASGGGEATGPSPVDRSRKGTKHTVMVSRTGVPLAIRTAGANESDHRQIIPLVLDFPSVAGKPGRPKQLPDDLYADRGYDSEGTRALLRWMGIEPHIAKRRTPHGSGLGKVRWVVERTIGWIKGLRRMRVRYDRLGVIQDAWTTLAACVICFRILHQDVM, encoded by the coding sequence ATGGCGAGCGCCCACATGCCGGACGAGTTCTTCGATCTGGTTGCCCACCACCTGCCGCCGGAACCGGCCATCGGCCCCTACGGCGGGCGTCCGCCGATCGGGCACCGGGTCGCCCTGCGTGTCATCTGGTTCGTCCTGGCCACCGGCAATCGCTGGGAGGATGTCCCGCAGGAACTCGGCTGCTCAGGTCGCACCGCCCATCGCCGGCTGCGGGCCTGGGAGGAGGCCGGCATCTGGGACCGCCTCCATGCCGACCTGCTGAGGCTGCTCCGCAAGGCTGGCAAGCTGGAGACCGACACGGTGGTCGTCGACGGCGTGACGGTGCGGGCCTCCGGCGGCGGCGAGGCGACCGGCCCGAGCCCCGTCGACCGCAGCAGGAAGGGCACGAAGCACACGGTGATGGTCAGTCGCACCGGAGTGCCGCTGGCGATCCGCACCGCCGGGGCCAACGAGAGCGACCACCGCCAGATCATCCCGCTGGTGCTCGACTTCCCGAGCGTCGCCGGCAAACCGGGCAGGCCGAAGCAGTTGCCGGATGACCTGTATGCCGACCGGGGCTACGACAGCGAGGGGACGAGGGCGTTACTGCGTTGGATGGGCATCGAGCCGCACATCGCCAAGCGTCGGACACCGCACGGCAGCGGGCTGGGCAAGGTCCGCTGGGTGGTGGAGCGGACGATCGGCTGGATCAAGGGCCTGCGGCGGATGCGGGTGCGGTACGACCGGCTGGGGGTGATCCAGGACGCCTGGACGACCCTGGCGGCCTGTGTCATCTGCTTCCGTATCCTCCACCAGGATGTGATGTGA
- a CDS encoding tyrosine-type recombinase/integrase, whose amino-acid sequence MLTTLRTAAEGYLRAKALSRGTRNEYLTTLRKWEEWGAGTPIEQLQRRDIREFLDRVHEQAVRDRGTNPGRTANKAREHLRAILSWAWEQELIEAPPRFPGPRDQRDVAGRHYLTKAEINALYFATYKMGRPRGWDAAYPVGRYWRAALVVFFNYGVDTGTVWRSTPAHEPILRRHVIWDRRSPDREAKEQSPWGWLFYRRVKTGKAFYRPMNRVVHAHLRGLMPDDSQPEAPVFLGGGARPNARFQALCEHAGIKPRLDVETGREEPWELKDLRKTCATYHDEHVPESSVEILGHSVGGITYRHYAHRAPLAFRAIMTLPQPSAFSTILRGKDSECTCCRRRFADAA is encoded by the coding sequence ATGCTGACGACCCTCAGGACGGCGGCCGAGGGCTACCTCCGCGCCAAGGCCCTCTCGCGAGGGACCCGCAACGAGTACCTCACGACCCTCCGGAAGTGGGAGGAGTGGGGCGCCGGCACGCCGATCGAGCAGCTCCAGCGCAGGGACATCCGCGAGTTCCTCGACCGGGTCCACGAGCAGGCCGTCAGGGATCGGGGGACCAACCCCGGCCGCACGGCCAACAAGGCCCGCGAGCACCTCCGCGCCATCCTCTCCTGGGCCTGGGAGCAGGAGCTGATCGAGGCGCCCCCGCGGTTCCCCGGCCCCAGGGACCAGCGCGACGTGGCCGGCCGCCACTACCTGACCAAGGCCGAGATCAACGCCCTCTACTTCGCCACCTACAAGATGGGGCGGCCGCGGGGCTGGGACGCCGCGTACCCGGTCGGCCGGTACTGGCGTGCCGCCCTGGTCGTGTTCTTCAACTACGGCGTGGACACCGGGACCGTCTGGCGGTCCACGCCGGCCCACGAGCCGATCCTCAGGCGGCACGTCATCTGGGACCGGCGATCGCCGGACCGAGAGGCGAAGGAGCAGTCGCCCTGGGGCTGGCTCTTCTACCGCCGGGTGAAGACCGGCAAGGCGTTCTACCGGCCGATGAACCGAGTGGTGCACGCGCACCTGCGCGGCCTGATGCCGGACGACTCGCAGCCCGAAGCGCCCGTGTTCCTCGGCGGCGGGGCCCGGCCCAACGCCCGCTTCCAGGCCCTGTGCGAGCATGCCGGCATCAAGCCGAGGCTGGACGTCGAGACCGGCCGGGAGGAGCCCTGGGAGCTGAAGGACCTGAGGAAGACGTGCGCGACGTACCACGACGAGCACGTGCCGGAGTCGTCGGTGGAGATCCTCGGCCACTCGGTCGGCGGGATCACCTATCGCCACTACGCGCACCGGGCCCCGCTGGCGTTCCGGGCGATCATGACGCTGCCGCAGCCGAGTGCGTTCTCGACCATCCTGAGGGGGAAGGACAGCGAGTGCACGTGCTGCCGGCGGCGGTTCGCCGACGCCGCCTGA
- a CDS encoding YncE family protein gives MTDTSEAFLRPPASLRSEVEVAETPPTVDLLYYPGQDYPGQPWSGWGDGLATRGKYYSSIGDHLTIGMKGDGSHGTGTARVFEYDPRAKRFRMLVDVARVFDLPEGHYTPGKIHSRLDLGRDGRLYFSTHRGSPRSAIDRYRYRGDWIIRCDPEGGRAEVVAHGPVPGHSIPCGVLDPARMIFYGGTAAGPDVDRQGIRFFAYDVARDRLLYAGPDGPSRAMIFAASTGRVYWVPNTDEGPLMRFDPESGGPPVEVGGRIGVRAATGETPGGRVYTASSGQGAADADLWSFDTETEATARIGTVAVGTQSYVASLDADPTGRYVYYIPGAHGGSERDGSPVVQFDVETGRKRVLAFLDPFYQERYGLRLKGSYGSALSADGERLYVTWNVSRGGRAWDSCALTVIHIPEAERRP, from the coding sequence GTGACGGACACCTCCGAGGCCTTCCTCCGCCCGCCCGCCTCGCTCAGGAGCGAGGTCGAAGTCGCCGAGACGCCCCCCACCGTCGACCTCCTGTACTATCCCGGGCAGGATTACCCGGGGCAGCCGTGGTCGGGCTGGGGCGATGGCCTGGCGACGCGGGGGAAGTACTACTCCTCGATCGGCGACCATCTGACCATCGGCATGAAGGGGGACGGCTCGCACGGGACCGGGACGGCGCGAGTCTTCGAGTATGACCCCAGGGCGAAGCGATTCCGCATGCTGGTGGACGTCGCCCGGGTCTTCGACCTGCCGGAGGGCCACTACACGCCGGGCAAGATCCACAGCCGCCTGGACCTGGGACGCGACGGCCGGCTCTACTTCTCGACCCACCGCGGCTCCCCGCGGTCGGCCATCGATCGGTACCGCTACCGGGGCGACTGGATCATCCGGTGCGATCCGGAGGGCGGGCGGGCGGAGGTGGTCGCCCACGGGCCGGTCCCGGGGCACAGCATCCCCTGCGGCGTCCTCGACCCGGCCCGGATGATCTTCTACGGCGGGACGGCGGCCGGCCCGGACGTCGATCGCCAGGGCATCCGCTTCTTCGCCTACGACGTGGCCCGCGATCGCCTACTCTATGCCGGCCCCGACGGCCCCTCACGGGCGATGATCTTCGCCGCGTCGACCGGCCGGGTCTACTGGGTGCCGAACACGGACGAGGGCCCGCTGATGCGATTCGATCCCGAGTCGGGAGGGCCGCCGGTGGAGGTCGGCGGCCGGATCGGGGTGCGGGCGGCCACGGGGGAGACGCCGGGGGGCCGCGTCTATACCGCCTCGTCGGGGCAAGGGGCCGCCGATGCGGACCTCTGGTCGTTCGACACGGAGACGGAGGCGACGGCGAGGATCGGGACGGTGGCGGTGGGGACGCAATCGTATGTCGCCTCGCTCGATGCCGACCCGACCGGGAGGTATGTCTACTACATCCCCGGCGCGCACGGCGGCAGCGAACGGGACGGCAGCCCGGTGGTGCAATTCGACGTCGAGACGGGTCGGAAGAGGGTGCTCGCGTTCCTGGACCCGTTCTACCAGGAGCGATACGGCCTGAGGCTGAAGGGCAGCTACGGTTCGGCGCTCTCGGCCGATGGGGAGAGGCTCTACGTGACGTGGAACGTCAGCCGGGGCGGGAGGGCGTGGGACAGCTGCGCCCTGACGGTGATCCACATCCCCGAGGCGGAACGCCGCCCGTAG
- a CDS encoding amidohydrolase family protein has product MLVASRRAFLAGAGAGLLMAAAGPRSEPDRLLIDTHLEVWDLDPKFPFGHPERPDLRPEVAAPIENQVAQMRDYGLDFAVLVNPRYYSWDNSYIADCLRRHPTRFVAHGLIDPEDPRVADRLRHWVVEHGFQGMRFSPIYHPDSTWLNSEAHYPLWREAERLGAVFNFYILPHQMPMLADMAARFPGVKIVVDHLGKPDLRLRDPWPEFRKMFALEKYPQVWISASEPYELSLTKRYPYRDTIPLFRAVYEEFGGRRLIWGTGYPRPRWELPMEKELEFVDEVLDFYTPEDRERLLGRNALDIWTFPT; this is encoded by the coding sequence ATGCTCGTTGCAAGCCGACGCGCGTTCCTGGCCGGGGCGGGAGCCGGGCTGCTGATGGCCGCGGCGGGCCCGAGGTCGGAGCCGGACCGACTCCTGATCGACACCCACCTCGAGGTCTGGGACCTCGACCCGAAGTTCCCGTTCGGCCACCCCGAGCGGCCCGACCTGCGGCCGGAGGTCGCCGCGCCGATCGAGAACCAGGTCGCGCAGATGCGCGACTACGGCCTGGACTTCGCCGTGCTCGTCAACCCGCGCTACTACAGCTGGGACAACTCCTACATCGCCGACTGCCTCCGCCGCCACCCGACTCGCTTCGTCGCCCACGGCCTGATCGACCCGGAGGATCCCCGCGTCGCCGATCGCCTCCGGCACTGGGTCGTCGAGCACGGCTTCCAGGGCATGCGGTTCAGCCCGATCTACCACCCCGACTCCACCTGGCTGAACTCCGAGGCCCACTATCCGCTGTGGCGTGAGGCCGAGCGGCTCGGCGCCGTCTTCAACTTCTACATCCTGCCGCACCAGATGCCGATGCTCGCCGACATGGCCGCGCGCTTCCCCGGCGTGAAGATCGTGGTCGACCACCTGGGCAAGCCCGACCTCCGCCTTCGCGACCCCTGGCCCGAGTTCCGCAAGATGTTCGCCCTGGAGAAGTACCCGCAGGTCTGGATCAGCGCGTCGGAGCCCTACGAGCTGTCGCTGACCAAGCGGTACCCGTACCGCGACACGATCCCGTTATTCCGGGCGGTCTACGAGGAGTTCGGCGGCCGTCGGCTGATCTGGGGGACGGGCTACCCCCGCCCGCGGTGGGAGCTGCCCATGGAGAAGGAACTCGAGTTCGTTGACGAGGTGCTCGACTTCTACACCCCTGAGGACCGCGAGCGGCTGCTGGGGAGGAACGCCCTGGACATCTGGACGTTCCCAACCTGA
- a CDS encoding sugar phosphate isomerase/epimerase family protein, producing the protein MDASAERAVALQLWTIRDAMASGVDEALGRVKAAGFSAVEVAPLSPGVTPKDLAECLDRHGLAVASIHGDLPTAANIGQWEEVVRVYRCTKIIWHGWPRDPRFDSLAGVRELAEAYEGAGAIARDRGLRFGIHNHWWEFDPVEGTWPIRIFNERLHPDIFCQLDVYWARTAGVDPADALQELMPRLGSLHWKNGPAVHGEPMTALGQGTIEIPRIHRLLAHPVDWVIELDECATDPLEAARQGRLYLESLRDASGQADPRPS; encoded by the coding sequence TTGGACGCGAGCGCAGAACGAGCAGTCGCGCTGCAACTCTGGACGATCAGGGACGCGATGGCTTCGGGCGTGGACGAGGCGTTGGGCCGCGTGAAGGCGGCCGGCTTCTCGGCCGTCGAGGTCGCCCCGCTGTCACCCGGGGTAACGCCGAAGGACCTCGCCGAGTGCCTCGATCGCCACGGACTGGCCGTCGCGTCGATCCACGGCGATTTGCCCACGGCCGCGAACATCGGCCAGTGGGAGGAGGTCGTCCGCGTGTACCGCTGCACCAAGATCATCTGGCACGGCTGGCCGCGCGACCCACGCTTCGATTCCCTCGCCGGGGTGCGGGAGCTGGCCGAGGCCTACGAAGGGGCGGGTGCAATCGCCCGTGACCGGGGCCTGCGATTCGGAATCCACAACCACTGGTGGGAGTTCGATCCGGTCGAAGGGACGTGGCCCATCCGGATATTCAACGAGCGATTGCACCCCGACATCTTCTGTCAGCTCGACGTCTACTGGGCCCGGACCGCCGGCGTCGACCCCGCGGACGCGCTCCAGGAACTGATGCCGCGGCTCGGTTCGCTCCACTGGAAAAACGGGCCGGCCGTCCACGGCGAGCCGATGACGGCGCTCGGGCAGGGGACGATCGAGATCCCGCGCATCCACCGGTTGCTGGCGCATCCGGTCGACTGGGTCATCGAGCTCGACGAGTGTGCCACCGACCCGCTGGAAGCCGCACGCCAGGGGCGATTGTATCTCGAATCCCTGCGGGACGCCTCGGGTCAGGCCGATCCCAGGCCGTCTTGA
- the istA gene encoding IS21 family transposase, protein MFTDMENWAEIRRRVLVDGLGKRAACRQYDIHWDTLQKILRHPEPPGYRRASPRPRPKLDPFLGVLHQILQDDKKAPRKQRHTAKRLFERLRDEHGYTGGLTGIKDAVRAWRRSHTEVFVPLTHPPGEAQVDFGEAEVTLDGRPTKVAVFVLTLPYSDAIYCRAFPRECTEAFLEGHVRAFSALGGVPRRISYDNSKIAVARITGSRDRRVTGEFLRLKSHYLFESHFCLVRRPNEKGHVETLVGFARRNFLVLIPVLHDGLEGLNARLEADCRSDLTRRLRGKPASKAELLAEERAAMLPQPAEAFVAARVEQPFADSLSLVRFDANDYSVPTQLAYRQVTAIGTVDLVRIVVGDRVVATHRRSWGREGVFYEPVHYLALLERKPGAFDFAAPLAGWELPVCFGVLRRRLEAEFGGPGTRQFIKVLRLLEHASLRELTRAVEAALELGTADADAVRLILEHRRERPVGLFCLDGRPHLKLVSVPVPDLDAYRRLTAEVRP, encoded by the coding sequence GTGTTCACCGACATGGAGAACTGGGCCGAGATCCGCCGTCGCGTCCTCGTCGACGGCCTGGGCAAGCGGGCCGCTTGCCGCCAGTACGACATCCACTGGGACACGCTCCAGAAGATCCTCCGCCATCCCGAGCCGCCGGGCTATCGCCGGGCCTCGCCCCGGCCCCGGCCCAAGCTCGACCCCTTCCTGGGCGTCCTGCACCAGATCCTCCAGGACGACAAGAAGGCCCCCAGGAAGCAGCGGCACACCGCCAAGCGGCTCTTCGAGCGGCTGCGTGACGAGCACGGCTATACCGGCGGCCTGACCGGCATCAAGGACGCCGTGCGGGCCTGGCGACGCAGTCACACCGAGGTCTTCGTCCCGCTGACCCATCCGCCCGGCGAGGCCCAGGTCGACTTCGGCGAGGCCGAGGTCACGCTCGACGGCCGGCCCACCAAGGTGGCGGTCTTCGTCCTGACCCTGCCGTACTCCGACGCGATCTACTGCCGGGCCTTCCCGAGGGAGTGCACCGAGGCCTTCCTGGAGGGCCACGTCCGCGCCTTCTCGGCCCTCGGCGGCGTCCCGCGTCGCATCAGCTACGACAACTCGAAGATCGCCGTCGCCAGGATCACCGGCAGCCGCGACCGCCGGGTCACCGGCGAGTTCCTCCGGCTCAAGAGCCATTATCTGTTCGAGTCCCACTTCTGCCTGGTGCGGCGTCCCAACGAGAAGGGGCACGTCGAGACGCTCGTCGGATTCGCCCGCCGCAACTTCCTCGTGCTTATCCCGGTGCTGCATGACGGCCTGGAGGGGCTCAACGCCCGGCTCGAGGCCGACTGCCGCTCCGATCTCACACGCAGGCTGCGGGGCAAGCCGGCGTCCAAGGCCGAGTTGCTGGCCGAGGAGCGCGCGGCGATGCTGCCACAGCCGGCCGAGGCGTTCGTCGCGGCACGGGTCGAGCAGCCCTTTGCCGACTCGCTGTCGCTGGTCCGCTTCGACGCCAACGACTACTCGGTGCCGACGCAGCTCGCCTATCGCCAGGTCACGGCCATCGGGACGGTCGACCTCGTTCGCATCGTCGTCGGCGACCGCGTGGTGGCGACTCACCGCCGGAGCTGGGGCCGCGAGGGCGTCTTCTACGAGCCGGTCCACTACCTGGCGCTGCTGGAGCGCAAGCCGGGGGCCTTCGACTTCGCGGCGCCGCTGGCGGGCTGGGAGCTGCCCGTGTGCTTCGGCGTGCTGCGTCGCCGGCTGGAGGCCGAGTTCGGCGGACCGGGGACGCGGCAGTTCATCAAGGTCCTCCGGCTGCTGGAGCACGCCAGCCTCCGGGAGCTGACCCGGGCCGTGGAGGCGGCCCTGGAGCTGGGCACCGCCGACGCCGATGCCGTGCGGCTGATCCTCGAGCACCGCCGCGAGCGGCCGGTGGGCCTGTTCTGCCTCGACGGCCGACCGCACCTGAAGCTGGTCAGCGTGCCGGTCCCCGACCTGGACGCCTACCGGCGCCTGACGGCGGAGGTGCGGCCATGA
- the istB gene encoding IS21-like element helper ATPase IstB translates to MKKIEAKSTVLLGHHLKALKLPTMHAECEKVARRCAAENVDHLGFLLQLCELELIERERRSAERRLKAARFPSIKALESFDFAAAPRVNKPQVLELLRCEYVERRENVLLVGGPGTGKTHLATALGVEACGRGKRVRFYRVTELVTQLLEAREDRQLGRLKAQLAKLDLLILDELGYVPASKAGAELLFDVISRAYERSSVVVTSNLPFEQWTEVLMSERLTGATLDRLTHRCTILETGGESYRLRAARRRRSGEVVDAASGGK, encoded by the coding sequence ATGAAGAAGATCGAGGCCAAGAGCACGGTCCTGCTGGGGCACCACCTCAAGGCGCTGAAGCTGCCGACGATGCACGCCGAGTGCGAGAAGGTGGCCCGGCGCTGCGCCGCCGAGAATGTCGACCACCTCGGCTTCCTGCTGCAATTGTGCGAGTTGGAGCTGATCGAGCGGGAGCGGAGGTCGGCCGAGCGGCGGCTCAAGGCGGCGCGATTCCCCTCGATCAAGGCGCTCGAGTCGTTCGACTTCGCGGCGGCCCCCCGGGTCAACAAGCCGCAGGTGCTGGAGCTGCTGCGGTGCGAGTACGTCGAGCGGCGGGAGAACGTCCTGCTGGTCGGCGGCCCGGGCACGGGGAAGACGCACCTGGCGACGGCCCTGGGCGTCGAGGCGTGCGGCCGGGGCAAGCGGGTGCGGTTCTACCGGGTCACCGAGCTGGTCACGCAGTTGCTGGAGGCCCGGGAGGATCGGCAGCTGGGTCGGCTGAAGGCGCAGCTGGCGAAGCTGGACCTGCTGATCCTCGACGAGCTGGGGTACGTGCCGGCGAGCAAGGCCGGCGCCGAGCTGCTCTTCGACGTGATCAGCCGGGCGTACGAGCGGAGTAGCGTGGTGGTGACGTCGAACCTGCCGTTCGAGCAGTGGACGGAGGTGCTCATGAGCGAGCGGCTGACGGGGGCGACGCTGGACCGGCTGACGCACCGGTGCACGATCCTGGAGACGGGCGGGGAGAGCTACCGGCTACGTGCCGCCCGTCGCCGTCGCAGCGGTGAAGTGGTCGACGCCGCCTCGGGAGGGAAGTAG